The window AAAACGGTTCAAAAAAATATAGAGGCCGTAAGTAAGTATCATGAGGGGTCTTTGCCTTTCTTTCTAAGCAGCTTGGCCTTGGCCAGAGTTGTCCCTTGCGGGAAGGAAGTGAACTGGCTTTTGGATATGCCGATTTGTTGAGCGGTATAGATGCCGGTATGCCCCGAGAACAAATAACTCACGAGACAAGCGATAAAGAGGTAAACGGCCCCTTCGGCTCCAAACAATTCAATGCCCATCAAAAAGCAGGCGATAGGCGTGTTAGTGGCACCGCAGAATACAGCGACAAAACCGAGTGCGGCCAGAAAAGGGGCATACAGGTGTAAAAAACCGGATAATGCATGTCCCAATGTAGCACCAATGGCAAATAACGGTGTGACTTCCCCGCCTTGAAAACCCGCTCCCAGGGTCAGCGATGTGAATACAAGCTTTCCTAAGAAAGCAAACGGAGCAACGTCCCCGGTAAATGAATCCTGAATCAGAGGGATCCCCAGCCCCAGATAATCTCTAGTCCCCACAACGTAAACCAGCACAATAATCACTACGCCACCGACAGCACTTTTTATCATTGGATTAGCGAACCAGCGGGTATAGCCCTTTTTCAGCGCATGTGTCAGCTCACTGAACAGGATGCTGGTAAGTCCAAACAAAATGGAAGCAAATACAACCTTAAGCAGTACTACAAAAGTCAGAGAAGGAATATCTCCTATGGGATAGTGAAGATGTGTGATGCCCCAGAATGAAGTAGCTGTCAAATTACCGACAAAGCTGGCGATAAAAGCAGGGATAAGCGCTTCATGACTGATTAACCCAATCGCAAGCACTTCCAGTCCAAACACCGTTCCCGCTAAAGGTGTTCCAAAGATCGAGCCAAAGCCGCCGCTAATCCCGCAAATCAGCAGAATCCTCCGGTCAACGGGGCCGACCTTTAACATCTTTCCAAACCAATCCGCTAGGCTGCCGCCCATCTGCACCGCGGTCCCCTCCCGTCCTGCAGAGCCGCCAAACAAATGGGTGATAAGCGTTCCAAATAATACAAGCGGAGCCATCCGCAGCATTACGGGCTCATTGCCAGCCTGAATTTGCTCCAGAATTAAGTTATTTCCCTTAGCACTGCTGCCCCCGTATTTGAAATATAACAAGCTGACCAGTGCCCCTCCCAGAGGAAGCAAAAAGAGCAGCCATGGATGGGCCAGTCTTGTATCCGTCACAAAGTCCAGGCTTTTCAGAAAAAAAGCTGACGCTGTTCCTGTTAATATCCCCACTCCGCCCCCGAGTACAATCCATTTAAGTAAAGTTCCCCAAGATGCAGCAAACCACCATTTCTCAGCAGCCTCAGACCATTTTTGTTTCAACCGGGTCATTATATTCGTTCCTTTCGCATGAAAATCATACATACAAATAGACTCCTACCAGGAAATATTTCGCTGGTAGGAGTCATTAGCCTCGCGGCAGTTACGGCGAACTCCATCGCCCTAGTATCGTAGACTTATTTTAGTATTTCGCATCAGAATCGTCAATAGTGAGGCTGGCCCGTTTCGAAGAGTTCCGGCATTTTATCCAAAGTCTTGTCGACAGATGTCACAAATAACACAATAACACCATAATCTATCGACACAATGTGACATATGGGTCATTTATAATAACAATAGTAAACGGGTAAGTTTTATATACTTTCATAAAACCTACCTATACCTTGCCCTATATGCCTAAATATTTCATTTTTTATCAGTTTACCAAAATAAATGTACTACAAAATATTATATTGACGTAAGAATTATTAACATGTAGTATAAACCATAATTTATATACAAAGGTTTTGCCCGCCAGGTTGGGAAGTTTCTTTCTGTCTCTAATTGACCTCCGGTCTATTCAGCGCCCCGTGCTGTATTGCAGAAACGGACGTCGCCTAACAGAGCAAAGGGTTATTACATGGACAGCAGAAACTCTCCAACATCACTAAGATCCATTCATTGGGCAAGCACTATCTAACTGCCGAGGAGGTCGAACAAAGCCTTAGATTACAGAGAGACAGCAAGAGCGCGGACTACACCCCAGAACAACTCAATTTTAAGTCCAGTATCAGGTAAACTACTTACCCGCACTTAAAAAAGGAGGAGTAAACGGAATGACAAAAAAAAGAAATTGGTGGTCTATCTTACTTATCGTATCGCTCATAGGAATTTTGTTCACTGGCTGCAGTACAAATAACACTGCAAATACTCCTAACGCAACTGCAGAGAGCACAGCTCCTGCAGAAAGTGCGGCACCTGAAGCCTCTGCACCGGCCGCTGACGCACCGGTTGACGGCGGAACCCTCGTAATGAGCACCTTCTCCGATATCGTTAATATTAACCCGCTCCTGATTGGCGACACCTCATCAGGCGATGTCGCCAACTTCGTATTCGCACAAATCTATGATCTGGACCGTGCAGGTAACGTAACCGCTGAACCGTGGTCGCTGGCTGCAGAGCTTCCGGAAATCTCCGCGGATGGTCTGACCTATACCGTTAAATTGAAAGATACCATCAAATGGAGTGACGGCCAGCCGATCACTGCGGATGATGTAGTGTATACAATTGAAACCGCGAAGAATCCGGAAACCGGATCACCGCTGATCAGCCAGTATGATAAGGTGAAAACCGTTGAGAAGGTTGATGACCATACCGTTAAATTTACAATGAGCCAGGTCTATGCACCGTTCCTGTATGCTTTGTGCCAAGCCATCGTACCCGCGCATGTTCTAAAGGATGTAGCTCCAAAAGACATTCAGACGAACGCATACGGGACTGACCCGGCTAAAACCGTAACAAGCGGACCATGGAAATGGACAGCCTGGAAACAAGGCGAAAGCCACACGCTGGATGCCAATCCAGACTACTGGGGAGAAGTTAAACCACATATTTCCCAGCTCGTATACAAAATCTACGCGGATCAGAATACCGAGGTTCAAGCCATTCTGAAAGGCGACACCGACCATATCAGTGCAATTCCGGTAACACAGGTTGAAGCAGCCAAAGCAGATGGCGATATTGCGATCATCCAGAAGCCGGGTGCGCAGTATGAATATCTTGGATTCAACTTTGATGCCAACAATTTCAAGGACAAATATGGATTATTCGAAGGCCAGAAGACCAGACAGGCGATTGCCCACGCTCTCAACCGTCAAGGTATGGTAGACAATATTCTTAAAGGTGTAGGCGCCCTGATGAATGCACCGTTCCTGCCGGATACCTGGGCTGACCCGGGTGATGCAGCCGTGAACTATGACTACAATGCAGAAACCGCCAAGCAGCTCCTCGCTGAAGATGGCTGGGTTGCCGGCACTGACGGTATTCTCACCAAAGACGGTCACCGCTTCTCCTTCGAGCTGCAGTACAATGCCGGCAACAGCCGCCGTGAACAGGTCGCTGCCGTTATCCAGCAGAACCTGAAGGATGTAGGTATCGAAGTAACTCCGAAAGCCATTGACTTCGCTTCCTGGATTGACCAGAATGTCACACCGGGTAAATTCCAGGCGGTTCTCCTGGCCTGGTCCCTGAACAACCCGGACCCGGATGCTGAGAGCATTTTCTCCTCCAAGTACTTCCCGCCTGCCGGACAGAACGCCGGCTGGTATAAGAACGAGAAGCTGGATCAGCTGTGGGTAGACGGATACTCCACCGTTGACCAGGATAAACGCAAAGAGATTTATAAAGAGGTAGGTAAAGAAATCTCCACGGATCTTCCTTATGTATTCTTGTACCAGTACGGTCAGGCGATTGGCACGGGTCCTAGAGTCCACTGGGCAGAAGAAGATGCTCCGGAACCATCCCTCGGCTATGGACAATTCTTCCACGCTATTAAATGGTGGGTAACTGACTAAACATAACGGACACAGGAAATAGAATCTCGGAAGGGGAAAGAGAAGTCTCTTTCTCCTTCTCCTTTTGTCTGAGGGAGATTGCATTCCGGATTCTATACCCTAACTTCTCTAGGAGGATATAGTTCATGACAGAATATCTGATCCGTCGCGTACTGCAATCAGTACTGGTCATCTTTCTGATAACGCTGCTTACATTTCTTCTCATTCACGCTGCTCCCGGAGGGCCGACCAAAGTGATGCTGTCCCCGGGACTGTCCCCTGAGGTGCTTGAGCAGCAAGCTAAGAATCTCGGTCTGGATAAACCTATTCCGGTCCAGTATGTCCACTGGATTGGCGATTTGCTGCAAGGCGATTTGGGTTACACTTTCAAAAACCATATTGCCGTATCGGATCTGCTCTGGCCGCGTATCGCCAATACTTTTATTCTCATGGGGGCTGCCTGGCTGGTTTCGCTGGTGATCTCGATCCCATGGGGCATCTATAACAGCACCAAGGTATACGGCTTGTCTGATCAGACGGCCTCCTTCATCTCCTATCTGGGGTTCGCGATGCCTACCTTTTGGTTCGGAATACTGCTTCAGCAGTGGCTGTCCATTAAGCTGGACTGGTTTCCACTCTCGGATATGCATTCTAGAGGACATGAGGGGGATATCGGAGACTTATTCATGCACCTCGTATTGCCCGTAACGGTTCTGGCACTTGGCTTCCTCGCCTCTTATATGAAATATGCCCGGTCAAGCATGCTCGAGGTCCTGGATCAGGATTATATCCGCACTGCCCGGGCCAAAGGAGTACAGGAACGTAAGGTTGTATTCCGGCATGCGCTGCGCAACGCGCTTATCCCAATTATTACGATACTGGGACTTGATCTGCCTATTCTGGTAGCAGGGGCTACATTGACGGAGAATGTCTTCAACTGGCCGGGGATGGGCCGCTGGTTTGTAGAAATGGCGAACTCACGTGAATACTCGGCGCTTATGTCCATCACCATTGTCATAGCTGTCATGGTCGTCATCGGCAATCTGGTGGCTGATATCCTGTATGCCGTAGTAGATCCCCGTGTAAAACTCGGCAAGCAAGGAGGCAAAGCAGCATGAGTACCGACCATTCACAACTTGTTGCCCAATCGTCTGCATCTGCTTCCGGAACACCTGATAGCGGTTTGACACCTGCTCCCGGCCCGCAGATTTCAGCGGATGTCTCTAAACGGCCTCCCGGCCCATGGGTAGTGCTGTGGAAGAAGTTCTCCCGCAATCCTTACGCGATGAGCGGACTTATTGTATTACTCGTCTTTATTATCGCCGGGATATTAGCCCCTAAGCTCACCAAGTTCGACCCGGCAGCCATTGATTTGATGTTTCCTAATCTGAAGCCGGGTGCCGAAGGCCATTTGCTCGGGACAGACGAGCTTGGACGCGATGTGTTTACCAGACTTTTGTACAGCGCGAGGGTTTCTCTAATGATCGGTTTCTCTGTTGCCTTGGCTTCCGTTGCGATCGGTTCCGTTATCGGGGCAATTTCAGGATATTTT of the Paenibacillus pedocola genome contains:
- a CDS encoding voltage-gated chloride channel family protein; translated protein: MYDFHAKGTNIMTRLKQKWSEAAEKWWFAASWGTLLKWIVLGGGVGILTGTASAFFLKSLDFVTDTRLAHPWLLFLLPLGGALVSLLYFKYGGSSAKGNNLILEQIQAGNEPVMLRMAPLVLFGTLITHLFGGSAGREGTAVQMGGSLADWFGKMLKVGPVDRRILLICGISGGFGSIFGTPLAGTVFGLEVLAIGLISHEALIPAFIASFVGNLTATSFWGITHLHYPIGDIPSLTFVVLLKVVFASILFGLTSILFSELTHALKKGYTRWFANPMIKSAVGGVVIIVLVYVVGTRDYLGLGIPLIQDSFTGDVAPFAFLGKLVFTSLTLGAGFQGGEVTPLFAIGATLGHALSGFLHLYAPFLAALGFVAVFCGATNTPIACFLMGIELFGAEGAVYLFIACLVSYLFSGHTGIYTAQQIGISKSQFTSFPQGTTLAKAKLLRKKGKDPS
- a CDS encoding peptide-binding protein; translation: MTKKRNWWSILLIVSLIGILFTGCSTNNTANTPNATAESTAPAESAAPEASAPAADAPVDGGTLVMSTFSDIVNINPLLIGDTSSGDVANFVFAQIYDLDRAGNVTAEPWSLAAELPEISADGLTYTVKLKDTIKWSDGQPITADDVVYTIETAKNPETGSPLISQYDKVKTVEKVDDHTVKFTMSQVYAPFLYALCQAIVPAHVLKDVAPKDIQTNAYGTDPAKTVTSGPWKWTAWKQGESHTLDANPDYWGEVKPHISQLVYKIYADQNTEVQAILKGDTDHISAIPVTQVEAAKADGDIAIIQKPGAQYEYLGFNFDANNFKDKYGLFEGQKTRQAIAHALNRQGMVDNILKGVGALMNAPFLPDTWADPGDAAVNYDYNAETAKQLLAEDGWVAGTDGILTKDGHRFSFELQYNAGNSRREQVAAVIQQNLKDVGIEVTPKAIDFASWIDQNVTPGKFQAVLLAWSLNNPDPDAESIFSSKYFPPAGQNAGWYKNEKLDQLWVDGYSTVDQDKRKEIYKEVGKEISTDLPYVFLYQYGQAIGTGPRVHWAEEDAPEPSLGYGQFFHAIKWWVTD
- a CDS encoding ABC transporter permease, with amino-acid sequence MTEYLIRRVLQSVLVIFLITLLTFLLIHAAPGGPTKVMLSPGLSPEVLEQQAKNLGLDKPIPVQYVHWIGDLLQGDLGYTFKNHIAVSDLLWPRIANTFILMGAAWLVSLVISIPWGIYNSTKVYGLSDQTASFISYLGFAMPTFWFGILLQQWLSIKLDWFPLSDMHSRGHEGDIGDLFMHLVLPVTVLALGFLASYMKYARSSMLEVLDQDYIRTARAKGVQERKVVFRHALRNALIPIITILGLDLPILVAGATLTENVFNWPGMGRWFVEMANSREYSALMSITIVIAVMVVIGNLVADILYAVVDPRVKLGKQGGKAA